In a single window of the Drosophila albomicans strain 15112-1751.03 chromosome 3, ASM965048v2, whole genome shotgun sequence genome:
- the LOC117568866 gene encoding uncharacterized protein LOC117568866 isoform X1, whose product MFARCLPIALLLVLLMLLQLADGERIREFRHNQQSQSQSPPSQSPSQSQALSLSLSECAAKQGECDDSEGPVCGTDDQTYPTRCHLQRVQCSGHQVSLKHRGNCKGCLAARQYAVRESVRKPKIFLPRCRSDGNYAAVQCLTGTGCWCSDSNGHPIKDTSRRRGKPKCGQYKRNNRRRSPPRPEMDAANSSEGGGSGHRSCSKTDRMAFNNHLIEVFRSEMLRIGKLTAASDAAVLDWKFTQLDGSRNQLLDRQEVRELKKLLKRAVKPRRCGRAFGKYCDVNRDDSLSRLEWSNCLAKDASQRKTTVNILNSSSTSSLSPPRRTHYTDLNIHHTNTHQDHTNTNIIGTISSSSSSSNNNRGGGGGVNQLSVHHPNYFGNESEEHEDDYIGEDEDESMSHSSTSPVGYPKSFNSLGKLSKGKIESILMDLSSTVLNPKDETANNESEGEANCWTDQELAREEQRHGGNSSFYVPECMADGRYKRVQCYSSICWCVNEETGKSITGTFGQKRPQCDEVTAVRPMKGCTGPRKTQFLKELKEFLNTKVLPSSNTGRDSTLWKSEDERIATLSFVFLDKNKNKSWERKEWKVFRDLVTSASNLNKCGKKMPRYCDVNGDKKISLSEWVNCLQSQRVEVTTTAKPPQSNEMGTSRLQGSNPLEQYLKD is encoded by the exons atgttcgCAAGATGTTTACCCATTGCCCTGCTCCTGGTGCTTCTGATGCTGCTCCAGCTGGCAGACGGCGAAAGGATTCGAGAGTTTCGCCATAATCAACAG TCACAATCACAGTCACCGCCATCACAATCCCCATCGCAATCCCaggcgttgtcgttgtcgctctCTGAATGCGCCGCCAAGCAGGGGGAGTGCGACGACAGCGAGGGTCCCGTTTGTGGCACCGATGATCAGACCTATCCCACGAGGTGTCACCTGCAGCGGGTTCAGTGCAGCGGTCACCAGGTCAGCCTCAAGCATCGCGGCAACTGCAAGG GCTGCTTGGCTGCGAGGCAGTACGCTGTCCGGGAGAGCGTGCGCAAGCCGAAAATCTTTTTGCCCCGGTGTCGCAGCGATGGCAACTATGCGGCGGTGCAGTGTCTGACCGGCACAGGTTGCTGGTGCAGTGACAGCAATGGGCATCCCATCAAGGATACTTCGAGGCGTCGGGGCAAGCCCAAGTGCGGACAGTACAAGCGGAATAATCGCCGCCGGTCGCCGCCACGCCCCGAGATGGATGCGGCCAATAGCAGTGAAGGAGGCGGATCGGGACATCGGAGTTGCAGTAAAACGGATCGCATGGCATTCAACAATCATCTAATCGAAGTGTTTCGCAGTGAAATGCTGCGCATTGGCAAATTGACAGCGGCCAGCGATGCCGCTGTGTTGGATTGGAAGTTTACGCAGTTGGATGGGAGTCGCAATCAATTGCTGGACAGGCAAGAAGTGCGTGAGCTGAAGAAGCTCTTGAAGCGG GCGGTGAAGCCCAGACGATGTGGACGTGCCTTTGGCAAGTACTGCGATGTCAACAGAGACGATAGCCTGTCGCGCCTGGAGTGGAGCAACTGCCTGGCCAAAGATGCCAGCCAAC GTAAAACGACAGTTAACATACTGAACAGCAGCTCAACATCCAGTTTGAGCCCCCCTCGTCGCACACACTACACAGATCTCAACATTCATCACACAAACACCCATCAAGATCATACGAATACCAATATTATTGgaaccatcagcagcagcagcagcagtagcaacaacaatcgaggtggtggcggtggcgtGAACCAACTCAGTGTCCATCATCCCAATTATTTTGGCAACGAGAGTGAGGAGCACGAGGATGATTATATTGGCGAAGATGAGGATGAGAGCATGTCACATTCAAGCACATCCCCAGTGGGATATCCCAAGTCATTTAATT CGCTTGGCAAGCTTTCAAAGGGCAAAATCGAATCTATTCTAATGGACCTCTCCTCCACAGTTCTGAATCCCAAGGATGAGACAGCGAACAATGAGAGCGAAGGAGAGGCCAATTGCTGGACGGATCAGGAGCTGGCACGCGAGGAACAGCGC CATGGCGGCAATAGCTCCTTCTATGTGCCCGAGTGCATGGCCGATGGTCGCTATAAGCGTGTCCAGTGCTACAGCTCCATCTGCTGGTGTGTCAATGAGGAAACGGGCAAGAGTATAACAGGAACCTTTGGCCAAAAGCGACCGCAATGCGATGAAGTGACCGCTGTGCGACCCATGAAGGGTTGTACGGGACCTCGGAAGACGCAGTTCCTCAAGGAGCTGAAAGAGTTTCTCAACACAAAAGTGCTGCCCAGCAGTAACACAGG CCGTGACTCGACCTTGTGGAAGTCGGAAGATGAACGCATTGCCACGctgagttttgtgtttttggacaagaacaagaacaagtcGTGGGAGCGCAAGGAATGGAAGGTCTTCCGAGATCTGGTCACCAGCGCCAG caatttgaataaatgtgGCAAGAAAATGCCTCGTTACTGTGATGTGAATGGCGATAAGAAGATCTCATTATCCGAGTGGGTCAACTGTCTGCAGTCCCAGCGAGTGGAGGTTACAACCACAGCGAAGCCGCCACAGTCAA aTGAAATGGGCACGTCCCGGCTTCAGGGATCAAATCCGCTGGAGCAATATCTTAAAGATTAG
- the LOC117568866 gene encoding SPARC-related modular calcium-binding protein 1 isoform X2 gives MFARCLPIALLLVLLMLLQLADGERIREFRHNQQSQSQSPPSQSPSQSQALSLSLSECAAKQGECDDSEGPVCGTDDQTYPTRCHLQRVQCSGHQVSLKHRGNCKGCLAARQYAVRESVRKPKIFLPRCRSDGNYAAVQCLTGTGCWCSDSNGHPIKDTSRRRGKPKCGQYKRNNRRRSPPRPEMDAANSSEGGGSGHRSCSKTDRMAFNNHLIEVFRSEMLRIGKLTAASDAAVLDWKFTQLDGSRNQLLDRQEVRELKKLLKRAVKPRRCGRAFGKYCDVNRDDSLSRLEWSNCLAKDASQRKTTVNILNSSSTSSLSPPRRTHYTDLNIHHTNTHQDHTNTNIIGTISSSSSSSNNNRGGGGGVNQLSVHHPNYFGNESEEHEDDYIGEDEDESMSHSSTSPVGYPKSFNFLNPKDETANNESEGEANCWTDQELAREEQRHGGNSSFYVPECMADGRYKRVQCYSSICWCVNEETGKSITGTFGQKRPQCDEVTAVRPMKGCTGPRKTQFLKELKEFLNTKVLPSSNTGRDSTLWKSEDERIATLSFVFLDKNKNKSWERKEWKVFRDLVTSASNLNKCGKKMPRYCDVNGDKKISLSEWVNCLQSQRVEVTTTAKPPQSNEMGTSRLQGSNPLEQYLKD, from the exons atgttcgCAAGATGTTTACCCATTGCCCTGCTCCTGGTGCTTCTGATGCTGCTCCAGCTGGCAGACGGCGAAAGGATTCGAGAGTTTCGCCATAATCAACAG TCACAATCACAGTCACCGCCATCACAATCCCCATCGCAATCCCaggcgttgtcgttgtcgctctCTGAATGCGCCGCCAAGCAGGGGGAGTGCGACGACAGCGAGGGTCCCGTTTGTGGCACCGATGATCAGACCTATCCCACGAGGTGTCACCTGCAGCGGGTTCAGTGCAGCGGTCACCAGGTCAGCCTCAAGCATCGCGGCAACTGCAAGG GCTGCTTGGCTGCGAGGCAGTACGCTGTCCGGGAGAGCGTGCGCAAGCCGAAAATCTTTTTGCCCCGGTGTCGCAGCGATGGCAACTATGCGGCGGTGCAGTGTCTGACCGGCACAGGTTGCTGGTGCAGTGACAGCAATGGGCATCCCATCAAGGATACTTCGAGGCGTCGGGGCAAGCCCAAGTGCGGACAGTACAAGCGGAATAATCGCCGCCGGTCGCCGCCACGCCCCGAGATGGATGCGGCCAATAGCAGTGAAGGAGGCGGATCGGGACATCGGAGTTGCAGTAAAACGGATCGCATGGCATTCAACAATCATCTAATCGAAGTGTTTCGCAGTGAAATGCTGCGCATTGGCAAATTGACAGCGGCCAGCGATGCCGCTGTGTTGGATTGGAAGTTTACGCAGTTGGATGGGAGTCGCAATCAATTGCTGGACAGGCAAGAAGTGCGTGAGCTGAAGAAGCTCTTGAAGCGG GCGGTGAAGCCCAGACGATGTGGACGTGCCTTTGGCAAGTACTGCGATGTCAACAGAGACGATAGCCTGTCGCGCCTGGAGTGGAGCAACTGCCTGGCCAAAGATGCCAGCCAAC GTAAAACGACAGTTAACATACTGAACAGCAGCTCAACATCCAGTTTGAGCCCCCCTCGTCGCACACACTACACAGATCTCAACATTCATCACACAAACACCCATCAAGATCATACGAATACCAATATTATTGgaaccatcagcagcagcagcagcagtagcaacaacaatcgaggtggtggcggtggcgtGAACCAACTCAGTGTCCATCATCCCAATTATTTTGGCAACGAGAGTGAGGAGCACGAGGATGATTATATTGGCGAAGATGAGGATGAGAGCATGTCACATTCAAGCACATCCCCAGTGGGATATCCCAAGTCATTTAATT TTCTGAATCCCAAGGATGAGACAGCGAACAATGAGAGCGAAGGAGAGGCCAATTGCTGGACGGATCAGGAGCTGGCACGCGAGGAACAGCGC CATGGCGGCAATAGCTCCTTCTATGTGCCCGAGTGCATGGCCGATGGTCGCTATAAGCGTGTCCAGTGCTACAGCTCCATCTGCTGGTGTGTCAATGAGGAAACGGGCAAGAGTATAACAGGAACCTTTGGCCAAAAGCGACCGCAATGCGATGAAGTGACCGCTGTGCGACCCATGAAGGGTTGTACGGGACCTCGGAAGACGCAGTTCCTCAAGGAGCTGAAAGAGTTTCTCAACACAAAAGTGCTGCCCAGCAGTAACACAGG CCGTGACTCGACCTTGTGGAAGTCGGAAGATGAACGCATTGCCACGctgagttttgtgtttttggacaagaacaagaacaagtcGTGGGAGCGCAAGGAATGGAAGGTCTTCCGAGATCTGGTCACCAGCGCCAG caatttgaataaatgtgGCAAGAAAATGCCTCGTTACTGTGATGTGAATGGCGATAAGAAGATCTCATTATCCGAGTGGGTCAACTGTCTGCAGTCCCAGCGAGTGGAGGTTACAACCACAGCGAAGCCGCCACAGTCAA aTGAAATGGGCACGTCCCGGCTTCAGGGATCAAATCCGCTGGAGCAATATCTTAAAGATTAG
- the LOC117568866 gene encoding SPARC-related modular calcium-binding protein 1 isoform X3 encodes MFARCLPIALLLVLLMLLQLADGERIREFRHNQQSQSQSPPSQSPSQSQALSLSLSECAAKQGECDDSEGPVCGTDDQTYPTRCHLQRVQCSGHQVSLKHRGNCKGCLAARQYAVRESVRKPKIFLPRCRSDGNYAAVQCLTGTGCWCSDSNGHPIKDTSRRRGKPKCGQYKRNNRRRSPPRPEMDAANSSEGGGSGHRSCSKTDRMAFNNHLIEVFRSEMLRIGKLTAASDAAVLDWKFTQLDGSRNQLLDRQEVRELKKLLKRAVKPRRCGRAFGKYCDVNRDDSLSRLEWSNCLAKDASQLLNPKDETANNESEGEANCWTDQELAREEQRHGGNSSFYVPECMADGRYKRVQCYSSICWCVNEETGKSITGTFGQKRPQCDEVTAVRPMKGCTGPRKTQFLKELKEFLNTKVLPSSNTGRDSTLWKSEDERIATLSFVFLDKNKNKSWERKEWKVFRDLVTSASNLNKCGKKMPRYCDVNGDKKISLSEWVNCLQSQRVEVTTTAKPPQSNEMGTSRLQGSNPLEQYLKD; translated from the exons atgttcgCAAGATGTTTACCCATTGCCCTGCTCCTGGTGCTTCTGATGCTGCTCCAGCTGGCAGACGGCGAAAGGATTCGAGAGTTTCGCCATAATCAACAG TCACAATCACAGTCACCGCCATCACAATCCCCATCGCAATCCCaggcgttgtcgttgtcgctctCTGAATGCGCCGCCAAGCAGGGGGAGTGCGACGACAGCGAGGGTCCCGTTTGTGGCACCGATGATCAGACCTATCCCACGAGGTGTCACCTGCAGCGGGTTCAGTGCAGCGGTCACCAGGTCAGCCTCAAGCATCGCGGCAACTGCAAGG GCTGCTTGGCTGCGAGGCAGTACGCTGTCCGGGAGAGCGTGCGCAAGCCGAAAATCTTTTTGCCCCGGTGTCGCAGCGATGGCAACTATGCGGCGGTGCAGTGTCTGACCGGCACAGGTTGCTGGTGCAGTGACAGCAATGGGCATCCCATCAAGGATACTTCGAGGCGTCGGGGCAAGCCCAAGTGCGGACAGTACAAGCGGAATAATCGCCGCCGGTCGCCGCCACGCCCCGAGATGGATGCGGCCAATAGCAGTGAAGGAGGCGGATCGGGACATCGGAGTTGCAGTAAAACGGATCGCATGGCATTCAACAATCATCTAATCGAAGTGTTTCGCAGTGAAATGCTGCGCATTGGCAAATTGACAGCGGCCAGCGATGCCGCTGTGTTGGATTGGAAGTTTACGCAGTTGGATGGGAGTCGCAATCAATTGCTGGACAGGCAAGAAGTGCGTGAGCTGAAGAAGCTCTTGAAGCGG GCGGTGAAGCCCAGACGATGTGGACGTGCCTTTGGCAAGTACTGCGATGTCAACAGAGACGATAGCCTGTCGCGCCTGGAGTGGAGCAACTGCCTGGCCAAAGATGCCAGCCAAC TTCTGAATCCCAAGGATGAGACAGCGAACAATGAGAGCGAAGGAGAGGCCAATTGCTGGACGGATCAGGAGCTGGCACGCGAGGAACAGCGC CATGGCGGCAATAGCTCCTTCTATGTGCCCGAGTGCATGGCCGATGGTCGCTATAAGCGTGTCCAGTGCTACAGCTCCATCTGCTGGTGTGTCAATGAGGAAACGGGCAAGAGTATAACAGGAACCTTTGGCCAAAAGCGACCGCAATGCGATGAAGTGACCGCTGTGCGACCCATGAAGGGTTGTACGGGACCTCGGAAGACGCAGTTCCTCAAGGAGCTGAAAGAGTTTCTCAACACAAAAGTGCTGCCCAGCAGTAACACAGG CCGTGACTCGACCTTGTGGAAGTCGGAAGATGAACGCATTGCCACGctgagttttgtgtttttggacaagaacaagaacaagtcGTGGGAGCGCAAGGAATGGAAGGTCTTCCGAGATCTGGTCACCAGCGCCAG caatttgaataaatgtgGCAAGAAAATGCCTCGTTACTGTGATGTGAATGGCGATAAGAAGATCTCATTATCCGAGTGGGTCAACTGTCTGCAGTCCCAGCGAGTGGAGGTTACAACCACAGCGAAGCCGCCACAGTCAA aTGAAATGGGCACGTCCCGGCTTCAGGGATCAAATCCGCTGGAGCAATATCTTAAAGATTAG
- the LOC117568865 gene encoding nose resistant to fluoxetine protein 6 has protein sequence MNRLGCGKVLAAALLLLLLQLGNSQAELNDSTLQLQRFRLNTLNATNVWSLPLPPLAAVPQQPVKEAGGHDAHLARSSIIYGLAEVANVSNVNAVCHAQLKHVQRGVLGKQPWAMKVLDASGSKSSGFVFGQNYWLGSRDACRAVQRPVGVTLSQNYERVMHYGLITQQAPFAMDYRVVYLSHSSPWQVEIKLMPEQVLHIGLCLPSACQSTEIKALTGDFLASSYMDNEVFELRPEVLYMKDLQLRQGFYDRPSFKLLAGAVLVTCAFMLCAQQLKVDKKLPPEGDDVDAGLAPVESEMWRALHSLLKWQPLQNFVSCYDVSSNWRKICAVRETSAQEIPLLNGVRSVCAIWLLVFHVFWFMYFTINNKAQLISYAEKFAFQYLSSAPLLVDVFFTISGFLQVYNFMRNTQQMDAVRQNGLLANAKLYGKLLFHRYLRIGPLYLIVIGSVDLAFAYIGDTSVYHIYDRFDELCAQHWWRNVFFIQNLFEHQEMCLNWSWSLACDMQFFLLANGVLFLYAKHPKLAKQVTISMLFASLVWSIGIGIKHNFEFSFDAFYATGSHIYTSSFVRVVPYIVGAIAAWRLHERKQQSKESNMSDRKERFYWHFSLVGFMICLFSTVKRDLGYLITILLFALGRVMFSMCICWMICRSSKGSGVWWSRLLEAPIFQHFNRLTYAIYLLNPLVISLVFSLTTASTHVDGFMMCVVACGFVMIVYLVSLVYSMAFELPYSNLSSLLMKRNSNNSKPKTT, from the exons ATGAACAGACTCGGATGCGGAAAAGTTTTAGCTGCGGCTTTACTTCTATTACTCCTGCAGCTTGGCAACTCTCAAGCTGAGCTCAACGATTCGACGTTGCAACTGCAGCGATTTCGACTCAACACACTCAATGCCACAAATGTCTGGTcgttgccactgccaccgTTGGCAGCTGTGCCACAGCAGCCAGTCAAGGAGGCGGGTGGACATGATGCACACTTGGCACGCAGCTCCATCATCTATGGCCTCGCAGAGGTCGCCAATGTGAGCAATGTGAATGCtgtttgccacgcccagcTGAAGCATGTGCAACGCGGAGTCCTGGGCAAACAGCCTTGGGCCATGAAAG TACTCGATGCATCTGGCAGCAAGTCGTCGGGATTTGTCTTTGGCCAAAACTATTGGCTCGGGAGTCGGGACGCCTGTCGTGCCGTCCAACGTCCTGTGGGCGTAACTTTGTCCCAGAACTATGAGCGTGTCATGCACTACGGACTGATCACACAGCAGGCGCCCTTTGCTATGGACTATCGGGTGGTTTATCTGAGTCACAGTTCGCCGTGGCAGGTGGAGATCAAACTCATGCCGGAGCAGGTGCTACACATTGGTCTGTGCCTGCCCAGCGCTTGTCAGTCCACAGAGATCAAGGCGTTGACTGGCGATTTTTTGGCCAGCAGTTACATGGACAACGAAGTCTTTGAGCTGCGTCCCGAGGTCCTGTACATGAAGGATCTGCAACTGCGCCAGGGATTCTACGATCGCCCGAGCTTCAAACTTTTGGCTGGCGCCGTTTTGGTCACATGCGCTTTTATGCTCTGTGCTCAACAGCTGAAAGTGGACAAGAAACTGCCCCCGGAGGGCGATGATGTGGATGCTGGACTGGCGCCAGTGGAGTCGGAAATGTGGCGAGCATTGCACTCGCTGCTCAAGTGGCAGCCACTGCAGAACTTTGTCAGCTGCTACGATGTGAGCAGCAATTGGCGCAAGATTTGTGCAGTGCGAGAGACGAGTGCCCAGGAGATTCCTTTGCTGAATGGCGTGCGTTCGGTGTGCGCCATTTGGTTGCTGGTCTTCCATGTGTTCTGGTTCATGTATTTCACCATCAACAACAAGGCGCAGCTCATCTCCTATGCGGAGAAGTTCGCATTCCAATACCTCTCTTCGGCTCCCTTGCTAGTGGATGTTTTCTTCACCATCAG tGGCTTTCTGCAGGTCTACAACTTTATGCGCAACACACAGCAAATGGACGCAGTGCGTCAGAACGGTCTGCTGGCCAATGCCAAGTTGTATGGGAAGTTGCTCTTCCATCGCTATCTACGCATTGGACCACTCTATCTGATTGTCATAGGTAGCGTTGACTTGGCATTTGCCTATATCGGAGACACTTCAGTCTATCACATCTATGATCGCTTCGATGAGCTTTGCGCTCAACATTGGTGGCGTAATGTCTTCTTCATACAGAATCTGTTTGAGCATCAGGAGATGTGCTTAAACTGGAGCTGGAGTCTGGCCTGTGATATGCAATTCTTTCTGCTGGCTAATGGTGTCTTATTTCTCTATGCCAA GCATCCCAAGTTGGCTAAGCAAGTGACAATTTCCATGCTGTTTGCCTCCCTCGTCTGGTCgattggcattggcatcaaGCACAACTTTGAGTTCTCCTTTGACGCGTTTTATGCCACCGGCTCCCATATCTATACCAGCTCCTTTGTTCGCGTTGTTCCCTACATCGTTGGAGCCATTGCTGCTTGGCGCTTGCATGAGCGAAAACAGCAGTCTAAGGAGTCTAATATGAGTGATCGAAAGGAGCGTTTCTATTGGCACTTTAGTCTTGTTGGCTTCATGATCTGCCTGTTCTCAACAGTTAAACGAGATTTGGGCTATCTGATTACAATCTTATTGTTTGCGCTTGGCCGAGTGATGTTTTCAATGTGTATTTGCTGGATGATTTGCCGCAGCTCCAAGGGAAGCGGAGTTTGGTGGTCTCGCCTGTTGGAGGCTCCCATCTTTCAGCATTTCAATCGGCTGACGTATGCCATCTATCTGCTGAATCCATTGGTAATCTCACTTGTCTTCAGTCTTACAACCGCCAGCACTCATGTTGATGGTTTTATGATG TGCGTTGTTGCTTGCGGCTTTGTGATGATTGTCTATCTGGTGTCGCTTGTGTACTCAATGGCATTTGAGTTGCCCTACAGCAATTTGTCCAGTTTGTTGATGaagcgcaacagcaacaatagtaAACCAAAAACTACGTAA